One stretch of Thermococcus sp. DNA includes these proteins:
- a CDS encoding ATP-grasp domain-containing protein, translating into AIMSSSGKGSYFVKGPEDVPKAWEEAKKKARGSADRIIVEEHIDFDVEITELAVRHYDENGEIVTTFPKPVGHYQIDGDYHSSWQPAEISEKAEREVYRIAKRITDVLGGLGLFGVEMFVKGDKVWANEVSPRPHDTGMVTLASHPTGFSEFGLHLRAVLGLPIPGEWVNGYRLFPMLTPAATHVIKANVSGYSPRFRGLTRALSVPNATIRLFGKPEAYPGRRLGVVLAWDFDVGEAKKRAEMVAHMVELRTRSSGWHSQDYERRKHLI; encoded by the coding sequence GCCATAATGAGCTCCTCCGGCAAGGGCTCCTACTTCGTTAAGGGGCCTGAAGACGTCCCGAAGGCCTGGGAAGAGGCCAAGAAGAAGGCGAGGGGAAGCGCCGACAGGATAATCGTGGAGGAGCACATCGACTTCGACGTCGAGATAACCGAGCTGGCAGTGAGGCACTACGACGAGAACGGCGAGATAGTTACGACCTTCCCGAAGCCGGTCGGCCACTACCAGATCGACGGTGACTATCATTCCAGCTGGCAGCCGGCGGAGATAAGCGAGAAAGCCGAGCGCGAGGTTTATCGCATAGCGAAGCGCATCACCGACGTCCTCGGCGGTTTGGGACTCTTTGGCGTCGAGATGTTCGTGAAGGGCGACAAGGTCTGGGCCAACGAGGTCTCGCCGAGGCCCCACGACACGGGGATGGTTACCCTGGCTTCCCACCCGACGGGCTTTTCAGAGTTCGGACTCCACCTCAGGGCCGTTTTGGGGCTTCCAATTCCGGGAGAATGGGTCAACGGTTACAGGCTCTTCCCGATGCTGACTCCAGCGGCAACTCACGTCATAAAGGCCAACGTCTCCGGCTATTCCCCCCGCTTCAGGGGGCTAACCAGAGCTCTGAGCGTCCCCAACGCAACGATTCGCCTCTTTGGAAAGCCGGAGGCGTACCCCGGGAGGAGGCTCGGGGTCGTGCTTGCCTGGGATTTCGATGTTGGAGAGGCGAAGAAACGCGCCGAGATGGTCGCCCACATGGTGGAGCTTAGAACCAGGAGTTCGGGGTGGCACTCCCAGGACTACGAGAGGAGAAAACACCTGATTTGA
- the purE gene encoding 5-(carboxyamino)imidazole ribonucleotide mutase — MKVLVVMGSRSDSHIAEKVTGVLDEFGVDYDVEVASAHRNPKKVEELAKKDYDVFIAIAGLSAALPGVIAAHTVKPVIGVPVSAKLNGLDALLSIAQLPPGVPVATVGIDNGKNAALLAVEILAVKDGKLREKLEEYRERMRA, encoded by the coding sequence ATGAAGGTGCTCGTGGTGATGGGAAGCAGGAGCGATTCCCACATAGCCGAGAAGGTTACCGGGGTTCTCGACGAGTTCGGCGTTGACTACGACGTCGAGGTCGCCTCGGCCCACAGAAACCCGAAAAAGGTCGAGGAGCTGGCGAAGAAGGACTACGACGTTTTCATAGCGATAGCCGGGCTGAGCGCCGCTCTGCCAGGCGTCATAGCGGCCCACACGGTCAAGCCCGTCATCGGGGTTCCGGTCTCGGCCAAGCTCAACGGCCTCGACGCACTCCTGAGCATAGCACAGCTTCCGCCGGGTGTCCCGGTCGCCACCGTCGGCATAGACAACGGTAAAAACGCCGCATTGCTGGCAGTGGAGATCCTCGCGGTAAAGGACGGGAAGCTGAGGGAGAAGCTCGAAGAGTACAGGGAAAGGATGCGGGCATAA
- the purD gene encoding phosphoribosylamine--glycine ligase — protein sequence MKVLLVGGGGRENAIGEALVRSGAELYVVSRHKNPGLARLARGYGLARETDTEKVLELARKWGVELAFIGPEAPLEKGIVDFLEREGIPAVGPTKEAARLETNKAFARSLMEKYEIPGRKLFRVFDDVSEMRSWIDDFGKPVVVKPLGLTGGKGVKVVGYQLRDNEEAKAYAEELIRKDGRVLVEERTDGVEFTFQVFSDGKRVLPMPLAQDYPHAYENDEGPITGGMGSYSCSNHLLPFVTTEDYERAFETLKATIRAMRKNGTPYRGILYGQFMLSKEGPVIIEYNARFGDPEAMNVLPLLKTPLTEIAEGIIDGNLRKVEFEKKATVIKYLAPKGYPTNPVKGVRVEVDEKAVAETGAKLYYASVDENLTLLGSRAIAVVGIADTLKEAERIAQSAIGHVKGELFYRRDVGTRESVGKRIRLMGEFGREFEPNSC from the coding sequence ATGAAGGTTCTGCTCGTTGGGGGTGGAGGTAGGGAGAACGCCATCGGCGAGGCGCTCGTGAGGAGCGGCGCCGAGCTGTACGTCGTCTCAAGGCACAAAAATCCGGGGCTGGCGAGGCTCGCCAGGGGATATGGCCTGGCCAGGGAGACGGATACCGAAAAAGTACTCGAACTCGCCCGGAAATGGGGGGTGGAGCTTGCCTTCATAGGGCCGGAGGCACCGCTTGAGAAGGGCATAGTTGATTTCCTTGAGCGCGAGGGCATTCCAGCGGTCGGACCGACCAAAGAGGCCGCTCGGCTTGAGACCAACAAGGCCTTTGCCCGCTCTCTCATGGAGAAGTATGAGATCCCCGGCAGGAAGCTCTTCCGCGTCTTTGATGACGTCTCCGAGATGCGCTCGTGGATAGACGATTTTGGAAAGCCTGTCGTTGTGAAGCCCCTCGGGCTCACCGGCGGAAAGGGGGTTAAGGTCGTCGGCTATCAGCTGAGGGACAACGAGGAAGCAAAAGCCTATGCCGAGGAGCTGATCAGGAAAGACGGCCGGGTTCTTGTCGAAGAAAGGACGGACGGGGTGGAGTTTACCTTTCAGGTTTTCAGCGACGGGAAGAGAGTACTCCCGATGCCCCTCGCCCAGGACTATCCCCACGCCTACGAGAATGATGAAGGCCCCATAACAGGTGGAATGGGGAGTTACTCGTGCTCAAACCACCTCCTTCCGTTTGTAACCACAGAGGACTATGAGAGGGCCTTTGAAACGCTCAAAGCAACGATCAGGGCCATGCGAAAGAACGGAACGCCCTACAGAGGAATCTTATACGGCCAGTTCATGCTCTCCAAGGAAGGCCCCGTCATAATCGAGTACAACGCCCGCTTCGGCGACCCGGAGGCCATGAACGTTCTTCCGCTCCTCAAGACCCCGCTGACAGAGATAGCCGAGGGAATCATTGACGGCAACCTTAGGAAGGTGGAGTTTGAGAAAAAAGCCACCGTTATCAAGTACCTCGCACCCAAGGGCTATCCAACGAACCCGGTTAAAGGTGTCCGGGTCGAGGTTGATGAAAAGGCTGTAGCCGAAACCGGGGCGAAGCTCTACTACGCCTCCGTTGACGAGAACCTCACGCTCCTCGGTTCCCGTGCCATAGCGGTCGTTGGAATCGCCGATACCCTCAAAGAGGCGGAGAGGATAGCGCAGAGCGCCATCGGCCACGTTAAGGGTGAGCTGTTCTACAGGAGGGATGTGGGCACTAGGGAGAGCGTCGGGAAGAGGATCCGCCTGATGGGAGAGTTTGGAAGGGAATTCGAGCCGAATTCATGCTGA